A part of Palaemon carinicauda isolate YSFRI2023 chromosome 8, ASM3689809v2, whole genome shotgun sequence genomic DNA contains:
- the LOC137645439 gene encoding dnaJ homolog subfamily C member 3-like encodes MQMECSARRIQQREEVPIEGIEKLRADRPQDYEKLEFLCKIKDLEIMERNMIAEKFETEKEEMKKAHINNMEQLDKLKSVVCELKAENERLVAEKAEVHRAENNDEHRRKSLLMAGLFTQMNNRYKEAVEIFTEALSMETHYEEETALLHVLRAEANSATEKPPHMDIVLDCSMAIEKGLEGWKAYMLRGRHLVKLGIFDAALKDFETVKVKKSEKFLKIIEDTKALQKEWEEKGHYEILGLEQTATKAEIIRSFKDLSMKFHPDRHRDKPEFLQEVFEEKYKKVVNAKLILVDEGNRRDYDEELRHEKKYDHWYHRYRQEPTRHQPGQWNQQRWQYDQGRPRRQEDRQYDQGRPRWQEDRQYNQGPRRDQHQHYY; translated from the coding sequence atgcaaatggaatgttctgcaagaaggattcagcagagggaagaagtcccaatTGAAGGAATAGAGAAACTTAGAGCTGACAGGCCgcaagattatgaaaaactggaatttttatgcaaaataaaaGACCTTGAGATAATGGAACGGAATATGATTGCGGAGAAGTTTGAAactgaaaaagaagaaatgaaaaaggcGCATATTAACAACATGGAGCAACTGGATAAACTGAAAAGTGTCGTTTGTGAACTGAAGGCAGAAAACGAGAGGCTGGTAGCTGAGAAGGCCGAAGTTCATAGAGCTGAGAATAATGATGAACATAGGAGGAAAAGCTTATTGATGGCTGGCTTATTTACGCAGATGAACAACAGGTACAAAGAAGCGGTAGAAATTTTCACCGAAGCCTTGAGTATGGAGACGCACTACGAAGAAGAAACAGCTCTTCTACATGTCCTTCGGGCTGAAGCAAACTCTGCCACTGAGAAGCCTCCTCATATGGATATTGTTTTGGACTGTTCAATGGCTATCGAGAAAGGTCTGGAAGGATGGAAAGCGTACATGTTACGAGGGAGGCACCTCGTCAAACTTGGCATTTTCGACGCAGCCTTGAAGGACTTCGAAACGGTAAAGGTTAAGAAATCAGAGAAATTTCTAAAAATCATTGAAGATACTAAAGCACTGCAGAAGGAATGGGAAGAAAAGGGTCACTATGAGATTCTGGGTTTGGAACAGACAGCCACAAAGGCAGAAATTATAAGATCCTTCAAGGACTTGTCTATGAAGTTCCACCCAGACAGGCATCGGGACAAACCCGAATTCCTACAGGAGGTATTCGAGGAGAAGTACAAAAAGGTGGTCAACGCTAAACTTATTCTAGTGGACGAAGGAAACCGAAGAGATTACGATGAAGAGCTACGCCACGAGAAGAAATACGATCACTGGTATCACCGGTATCGTCAGGAGCCAACAAGGCATCAGCCAGGGCAGTGGAACCAACAGCGTTGGCAGTACGATCAAGGACGCCCAAGAAGGCAAGAGGATCGTCAGTACGATCAAGGACGCCCAAGATGGCAAGAGGATCGTCAGTACAATCAAGGACCAAGAAGGGATCAACATCAACACTATTATTAA